From the Thomasclavelia ramosa DSM 1402 genome, the window TTTTCCGGTAATAATATTCTCATCTCTTTGGACAAGTGTTTCTTGATAATTAGAACCAATTAACTGTTCTTCAAAACCTGGATAACAAGTTACGGTTTTTCCTTTAATAACATCTGCTTCCTGTAAAACAATCGGTCCCGCACAGATTGCTCCAATTATTTTACCATCATGATTAAATTGTTTAACAAGATCAATAACCCGTGAATCATCTCTTAAATTACTTGCCCCAGGCATTCCTCCAGGAATAACAACTGCATCATAGTTATCTAACCCATCATAGATTTGGTCCATTTTAATTTTAATTTGATGAGAGCTAGTGACTTCTAATTTATCCATTCCTACCATTGTGCATTCTACATTTGCTCGACGCATAATATCTACAACACTTAAAGCTTCAACTTCTTCAAATCCATCATGAAATAATACTGCGACTTTTTTCATTCAACTCACTCCATTTCTTTTTTTATTATTTTAGCACCAATCAGACAAAAGGTACAATTTAAATGATTGAATTATTATTCATTAAGTAATATAATGGCTTTATCATTTAGTGATGATCGCTCATCATTAATCATTTATAAATCATGATTGACACCGTATCTAGGAAGAACGGTAGTGGAGGCAAAATGAAATATAGAAAAGTTAATTATTATATATTCTAGTATTTAATCCAAGCTCATTCCCAATGAATAAAAGATGGTGATGAAGCATGATTGATACTAGAATTGTTTTTAAATTATTAATCAAATTTGAGATAGTTCAAAGATAGAAAGGAAGTAATATGAAAACAATTATTGTAGGTATTAGTGGCAGTGTTGCTGCTTATAAGACTTGTGATTTAGTTCGAGCCTTAAAAAAATTAAATTATGATATTGAAGTAATTATGACTGAAAATGCAACAAAATTTATCAGTCCCCTAACTCTTGGTGCTTTAATCAACAAACCTGTTCTGGTCGATGACTTTGACGATCAAGGTTATCAAATTAAACATATCAGCTATGCAAAGAAGGCAGACTGTTTTATCATTGTCCCTGCAACAGCTAATATTATTGGTAAAATTGCTAATGGTGTTTGCGATGATATTGTTACTTCAACCTTTTTAGCTGCTACTTGTCCTAAGCTGATTGCACCAGCAATGAATGTTAATATGTATGACAATTTAGCAACGCAACGTAATATTGAAAGATGCAAAACTTATGGCATTAAATTTGTTGAGCCTGGCTACGGGTTACTTGCTTGCGGAGATGTTGGCCGTGGAAAATTAGCTGATACTGATGATATTATTAACATGGTTGAATATTGTTTAAGTCCTAAGCCATTAAAACATAAACGTGTTTTAGTAACTGCCGGTCCAACTCAAGAAGCGATTGATCCAGTTCGTTACATCACTAATCATTCAAGCGGAAAAATGGGTTATGCATTGGCAAAACGCGCCTATCAATTAGGTGCTAAAGTAACTCTGATTAGTGGTCCGACAGATTTAAGGGTTCCGTATGGAGTTGAAGTAATCAATATTAAATCTGCCCGTGCTATGTTTGAAGCCGTCAAAGAAAGTTATGAAAAACAAGATTATATCATTAAAGCCGCTGCTGTAGGTGATTATCGGGTCAAAGAAATTGCTACTAATAAAATAAAAAAGCATGAAGATTCATTAATTTTGGAGATGGTTAAAAATGATGATATTCTTACTTATTTAGGCGCTCATAAAACAACTCAAACAATTTGCGGTTTTGCAATGGAAACACAAAATCTAATTGAAAATGCTAAGGATAAATTCAAACGTAAAAATTGTGATTTATTAGTTGCTAATAATTTAAATGAAAATGGTGCTGGTTTCAAAAAAGATACTAATAAAGTCACTTTTATTAGTAAAAATGACGTACAATCAATTGAACTTATGTCTAAAGATGAATTAAGTGATTTAATCTTAAAAAAATTAATAAAAATCAAGGAGAGTCATTCATGTTAATTGTAATTGATATTGGAAATACAAATATTACGATGGGATTAGTTGATAAAGATGAAATTATTGACAATTATCGTCTAACAACAAAATTAGAACGGACTTCTGATGAATATGGATTTATGCTGCTAAGTTTCTTGCAGGCATCTAGCATATTAGTTGATGAAATTGAAGACATTATTATTGCCTCAGTTGTACCTAAAATTATGTATTCATTTACTAATTCGATTAAAAAATATTTTAATAAAGAGCCGATTATTGTTGGTCCTGGCATTAAAACAGGAATCCGAATTAAAATCGATAATCCTAAAGAATTAGGAGCCGATCGCCTGGTTGATGCTGCTGGAGCATATTACATTCACGGTGGCCCTTGCCTTGTAATCGATTTTGGAACTGCGACTACTTTTGATGTAATAAGTAAAGATGGTGATTTTTTAGGCGGTGCAACAGCTCCCGGGATTGGCATTAGTATTAATGCGCTATCTAGTCAGGCAGCAAAATTACCAGAAATTGAAATCAAAAAACCTAAAAGTGTAATCGCCAAAAATACTGTATCTAGTATGCAAGCTGGAATAATCTATGGATATATTGGATTAACTGAAAATATTATTCGTGAAATTAAAGCCGAGTATAATGAGAAACTTAAAGTTATTTCTACTGGTGGACTAGGTCGGATTATTTTTAATGAAACCGATTTAATTGATATATACGACCCTGATTTAACCTTTAAAGGTTTGAAAATCATTTATGATAAATATCGAAAAAATAACAAATAGGAAGTAATAATACTTCCTATTTGTTGTCTAAATTTCAACTCACGCATTAATTAAATTTTTTTTCAATTTCATTAATAGTGTATACAACTAGATTACTATTATCCTCTTGATACATTAAAATAATATCTGATAACGGTACTCCTAAAACATTTAGTTCCCGCTCAAGCCAATCAACATCATGATTAATTGATTTTAAATTTTCATGAAAAATCGTTCCTTCTTTAACTAATAAAGTCGGCGGATTAACTTTATTAATTTTAATATTTAAATCATTGACCACAGTAGGACGATATTTTTCTTTTGGAAAAAAACTTAAGCTTCCATTTGTTTCTAATACAACCATCTGTAATTCATTTAAATCAAAGTAGCCCCCTATTCGACATTGCATTAAAAATTCATCAACATCAAGTTTAGCCTTTTCCAATTCTTCATTATATATTTGATCATTTTCAAATAAAACCACCGGATGCCCGTCAATAATATTTCTCATCGTTAAAGAAGTACTTGCTAGTTTGGAAAGGATAATTATTACAATTGTATATACGATCATAGCAATAAGCGGCTTTAACATATTATCAAACCCACCCATGACTAGCTCACTGGCAATACTCCCAATTGTAATTCCATTTATATAATCATACATATTTAATTGGCTAACTTGTCGATATCCCATCATTTTTGTTATTCCAAATAGAACTGCTAATGATATAACAGGGACAACTATATATTCTAATATCTGCATATTCTCACCAATTAAAGTATGTCCTTAATATGCAAAAATAAACGAAAAAGATTAATCTTTTTCGTTTACATAAATACTTTCTATTTCACCAATATAAATATAATGATAATCATGATCTGGATAATTTTTCACATCTAGAGAAACATCAATGAACCCTGTTGGTTCAATTTTACCCCGATATAATTTTTTACAAACCATTCCCATTGTGCCTTGTTTGAATAAAGGCTGTTCATTAATCATCTCAACATTAAAACCAACTTCTCTTATTTTATCACTGTCACGTCCAGATTTTGAACCTAGAACCCCTAATTCTTTTTTATAGCCATCAAAAAAAGTTAACGTGAAATAATCTGCACTATCTACAAATTCCTTAGTATATCGCTGTGGTCTAATATACACAGTCACAACATTTTTATTCCAGATCACTCCAACGCTACCCCAAGAGGCAGTCATTGTATTTATTTTTCCATCTTTGACAGCACTAATTAAAAGCCAATCTTTTCCGATTGTTTTAAACGGATTTAAACTTAATTCATTGACATCTATTTTTTTATAACTCATTTTAATCCTCACTTTTTAGTTTATTAAATAATTTAAAAGCTTTCTCAACTAAACTCATGTTTGATACACGATAAGTCCAATTGGTATCATTAACTTCTCCCGGAATATTAAACCGTTGTTCATTATCTACTTCCAGCAAATCCCAAACTGGAACAATTACATCACTGGCATTGGAATGTAAGCAGAATTTAATAATTGCTAAATTTAGCGGCAGTTTTTCATCAACTATTTTCTTTATTTTATTCAATGCTTCTTCATTAAGGCTATCGCTCCATCCTTTGATTGTTTCGTTATCATGAGTTCCGGGATAAAAATATGAATGTTCAAGATCATTAAAACCATCATCTAACATAAATTGAAAAACTTTCATTCCTTTGAGATGATAATGATTTTTTAATTCAATAACTTCAGGACGCAGATAACCTAGATCTTCTGCTACTAAATCAATACTTCCTAGAGAGGCATATAATTGATCAAATAGTTCGTAGCCGGGAGCATATTTCCAACTTCCTTCAATCGCTGTTGGTGCATCAACAGGAATATCCCAATACGAATCAAATGCTCGAAAGTGGTCAATACGAGTAATATCGAAGATCTTACTAGCCCAGCCAATTCGATCAGTCCAAAATTTAAATTTATTAAATTTTAGATATTTCCAATCATAAAGAGGATTTCCCCAATATTGCCCAGTTGGACTAAAATAATCGGGTGGAACACCAGCAACACTTGTTGGATAACCCGCTTCGTCCAATAAAAATGACTGATTATCCAACCATACTTCGACTGAACCGTGATCAACATAAAATGGCATATCACCAATAATTTTGATTCCTTTATCATTAGCATATTTTTTAAATGAAAACCATTGATGATAAAAAATAAATTGAACAAATTGATAGTAAGCAATCTGCTCTGTATATTTTGTTAAATTTACCTGATGATATTTAGGATAATCTTTAAATTCAGTCGGCCATGATGCCCAATCATAACTTTTATTAATTGAAGCAAACGTACAGTAGAGAGCATAATCAAAAACCCAAGGGCATTTAGTTAAAAAACGATCGTACTGATCATTGCCCTTAAAATTGTTATATGCCAATAATAAATATTTATGCTTAAATTTTCTGATTTTGTCATAATCAACATTTGATGTTTCAGAATAATATTCAGGTACTTCATCTAACAGCCCATTTTCGACTAAACTGTTTAAATTAATATAGATTTCATCTCCGGCATATGTACTTACCGCACGATATGGTGAATTAGCTTGAGTAGAAGGATGAAATGGCAAAATTTGAAGATATTGACCTTTATTTGCAGCAAGCTGGTCAATGACCTTATAAGCTTCTTTTCCTAAATCACCAATCCCATGTTTTGAAGGAAAACTTGATAAAGGAAATAAAATTCCACTCTTCATCTTAATAACCTAAATCTTGATCAACAATAACGATCTTAATT encodes:
- a CDS encoding type III pantothenate kinase, whose protein sequence is MLIVIDIGNTNITMGLVDKDEIIDNYRLTTKLERTSDEYGFMLLSFLQASSILVDEIEDIIIASVVPKIMYSFTNSIKKYFNKEPIIVGPGIKTGIRIKIDNPKELGADRLVDAAGAYYIHGGPCLVIDFGTATTFDVISKDGDFLGGATAPGIGISINALSSQAAKLPEIEIKKPKSVIAKNTVSSMQAGIIYGYIGLTENIIREIKAEYNEKLKVISTGGLGRIIFNETDLIDIYDPDLTFKGLKIIYDKYRKNNK
- a CDS encoding DJ-1 family glyoxalase III, whose product is MKKVAVLFHDGFEEVEALSVVDIMRRANVECTMVGMDKLEVTSSHQIKIKMDQIYDGLDNYDAVVIPGGMPGASNLRDDSRVIDLVKQFNHDGKIIGAICAGPIVLQEADVIKGKTVTCYPGFEEQLIGSNYQETLVQRDENIITGKGPAAALAFGYTLLEALGCDSSVIKEGMQYTYLEKNI
- a CDS encoding DUF421 domain-containing protein, whose amino-acid sequence is MQILEYIVVPVISLAVLFGITKMMGYRQVSQLNMYDYINGITIGSIASELVMGGFDNMLKPLIAMIVYTIVIIILSKLASTSLTMRNIIDGHPVVLFENDQIYNEELEKAKLDVDEFLMQCRIGGYFDLNELQMVVLETNGSLSFFPKEKYRPTVVNDLNIKINKVNPPTLLVKEGTIFHENLKSINHDVDWLERELNVLGVPLSDIILMYQEDNSNLVVYTINEIEKKFN
- the coaBC gene encoding bifunctional phosphopantothenoylcysteine decarboxylase/phosphopantothenate--cysteine ligase CoaBC, which translates into the protein MKTIIVGISGSVAAYKTCDLVRALKKLNYDIEVIMTENATKFISPLTLGALINKPVLVDDFDDQGYQIKHISYAKKADCFIIVPATANIIGKIANGVCDDIVTSTFLAATCPKLIAPAMNVNMYDNLATQRNIERCKTYGIKFVEPGYGLLACGDVGRGKLADTDDIINMVEYCLSPKPLKHKRVLVTAGPTQEAIDPVRYITNHSSGKMGYALAKRAYQLGAKVTLISGPTDLRVPYGVEVINIKSARAMFEAVKESYEKQDYIIKAAAVGDYRVKEIATNKIKKHEDSLILEMVKNDDILTYLGAHKTTQTICGFAMETQNLIENAKDKFKRKNCDLLVANNLNENGAGFKKDTNKVTFISKNDVQSIELMSKDELSDLILKKLIKIKESHSC
- the malQ gene encoding 4-alpha-glucanotransferase, translated to MKSGILFPLSSFPSKHGIGDLGKEAYKVIDQLAANKGQYLQILPFHPSTQANSPYRAVSTYAGDEIYINLNSLVENGLLDEVPEYYSETSNVDYDKIRKFKHKYLLLAYNNFKGNDQYDRFLTKCPWVFDYALYCTFASINKSYDWASWPTEFKDYPKYHQVNLTKYTEQIAYYQFVQFIFYHQWFSFKKYANDKGIKIIGDMPFYVDHGSVEVWLDNQSFLLDEAGYPTSVAGVPPDYFSPTGQYWGNPLYDWKYLKFNKFKFWTDRIGWASKIFDITRIDHFRAFDSYWDIPVDAPTAIEGSWKYAPGYELFDQLYASLGSIDLVAEDLGYLRPEVIELKNHYHLKGMKVFQFMLDDGFNDLEHSYFYPGTHDNETIKGWSDSLNEEALNKIKKIVDEKLPLNLAIIKFCLHSNASDVIVPVWDLLEVDNEQRFNIPGEVNDTNWTYRVSNMSLVEKAFKLFNKLKSED
- a CDS encoding flavin reductase, translated to MSYKKIDVNELSLNPFKTIGKDWLLISAVKDGKINTMTASWGSVGVIWNKNVVTVYIRPQRYTKEFVDSADYFTLTFFDGYKKELGVLGSKSGRDSDKIREVGFNVEMINEQPLFKQGTMGMVCKKLYRGKIEPTGFIDVSLDVKNYPDHDYHYIYIGEIESIYVNEKD